The following is a genomic window from Pseudochaenichthys georgianus chromosome 9, fPseGeo1.2, whole genome shotgun sequence.
GAATGATCATATCATTTAAATTCAACAAAGCTAATGTTGCACGTAAAACTATTTGTTCATAGCACACAATCATTAGTCAACCATGAAAAAAGCACATCTCTaatatctttctctctctccaaaCCCCACCCTGCTTTCTTTCCCTCCCACTCAGAGGATCTCCAAACATGGCGGGCGTCACGCGGCTCCTGGTGATTTTAGAAGAGGACAGTCGCATCAAGCTGGAGCTTCCTAATGGCATCCCCTCCTCGGTTGACGAAGTCATCCAAGAAATAACGAATTTCTGTGGTCTAACTAATGAAATACGGCTTCAATACAAAGACGCTGATTTCGGCACTTGGGTTAACTTAACTTCAACTTCAGAACTCAAGGATCTTGCCACTTTGAAAGTTATTAATGTAGTACCCAGTGTGACTTTATTCTTAGAGCCAGTGGAATACTCTGTGGATAAGGCTAATTTTCAACGCCAAGATGATTCCAGTATGtcttcatctgcatgctcgggTGACACATTACCCGTAAGCAGCCCTTCTTCGGACACCTACAGAAAGGAGCAGTGGCCCAAGGTGTTCCTCATCCCTACTTTCTCTCATTCAACAGAAACACAACTTAGGGATGGAAATGCAGAGTACCAGAGAAACCAGGTTAGACTCACTCCCAGCTCTAAAATGCTTTCCAACATACTGGAAACGCTCGCTGACAAAGTCTATTCATACAAATCCTATCCTAGCGATGCAGACTTCAGTGAAGTGGCAGAggcactcacacagacacacccctGTATGAAAGAACCTGGGTCCTTCAACCACAGTTACGGATGGAAACAGAGACTCAAGACGAAGATGTACAACTATCGCACATACCTGAAATCACACAGTTCATCATCTGACGAGCTGACTGTGAATACTCTGAAAAGAAAGTTGCTGACGGATGCCCACCCAGCAAAGAACATAAAGAAACCTAGGCGAGCTGACTCTAACCATTACCCATCTCTGCCTTTCAACGAGACAACAGAGTCCATGGAGCAAGAGAGAGTGGCCCTCTTGTCTGAGGTAAAGAAAAGGAACAATGTCCAAACAATAAGACAGAAGATGGCTCGGACGTTCGCATTTCGGAGGCAAGAAATTGTCGACAAGAAAACATCTTTGCACGAAATGATCGAGAGATGGCCAGCACTCTTCGAAGTTCAAGAGGTACACTAACTTTACTCAtagtatgtatgtatatgcagtgtgagaaaaagtttttagagagtacttgtccatggacaagtgagtttggcaatttacttgtccgaataaatgtttcacttgtccagaattgacacaaattggggccactggaatcttcttcttcgtcatcgtattttttactttttcccacggtttttacaacaccgctaatgtaagtgagcggtaagattttactgcatcacacatagggttgggtatcgtttggattttaacgattccggttctgcttttcgattccggttatttttgtttctcgattccggttctttgagagggtaaaaataagtcccatgacaaactgggatacaaatatatttatgaaaacattaagtcaaatctgtattcctatttacaaatcactttatactgtttaatttcttacggttattgaatacaattatataaaaaataatctctgcattgtttagttagttccaagtggtgcagtttgagaatgtacaaactctgcagctagactactaacgaataccaaaaggagAGAACACAttagtcctgtcttagctactctacactggcttcctgtaacttttagaattgattttaaggtgcttctcctcatatacaaagctctaaatggacaaggacccagctacattgctgactctctaatgaactacacacctgccagaaaactgcgatcatcagatgcaggtctattagaggtcaccagaaagagtcataagaaatcggtgatgcagcctttgtaaactacgccccaaaactgtggaacacgttaccgaacaatattagggaagccaatacattaggcatttttaaaaggctctctttaccaaagcatttgactgattttacactattatactgcactattctctgtgattgacattgcactatttctttatgttttattccccatgtttttatttttaattattttatcccactttatgctttgctcttgctgcttgttttacacagaTTTGAGgtcttattttttactgatgtaaagcactttgaactgcaatcccctgtatgaaaggtgctatacaaataaagttattattattattattattatatttatagcctatcctagcgcttttctacaactcaaagatacttgcacgcttacacatgtcctgcaatacacatgctggcagctgcccagctgctcactgtttgtaaaagttaataaatagtataaatagcatttcaataatgtactttctataccctgcttcataaacaatactgacatcctgctcctccgagtctggggtccggggatgtgaggacagcacgaggacagacagggaggctgcttcacttcataaaggaaatggtggtcaatattaacaacacaggagctaaaacgcttaaccttcattacgtgttagagaaagaacataagaaagtttgacaaagatgaggctgttaaacaggcagcggatccgctgtgtgtagaaagagagagacgctgagctgcaccgtgcagcgatcagctgatacggagcatagagtgAGAGAGCTGTGGTctgcggggctcggcctcgcctcctgtcctcacaactcttattaatcccgggaccggacaattgttatttgttcctactcggaaccgagttttgcttcccaaccctgccactgtgctacacttcccgccccgcccccgtctaactgtacagaaagcggcgagatgcatttccttatgaatcgacaagcagaaccgaaactaacatttctaaacgaacaatggcggacacggacaatttgcgaatgagttctgccttttgtaaactgaatttatcaataatttgtcaatacatCGGGgcaaaaaacgtcacttgtccgccggacaagtcaattgaaagatctacttgtccgatattgtaaataacacgtcccggacggtgggacgtgtactttttcgcacactgatatGTGTGTGTAATCAAATATACGTAAAGCTAAATCACATGCTTTTGCATGAGGCACATATCCTTGGTCTGTTTTTGATATATATACCTATACTACCTATATTCCCTAGGTGAATGAAGAATTCATCAGAGTAACCACAATACCCCTTGAAGCAAGGTTCATGCAGAAACTTGACGAGAAGTGCAGTGAACTAATTCAAGTCGTCAGAAAGAAGGGTGGAGCTATCCGGGAGAAGACAAAGCTCCTGCCATTTGTGGAAACGGTATGTACAGATGTTTTTTACTTTACTGCTCACTTACATATATGCCTCAATAACAATAGATATATCTTTCAATACATAATCAATTATCTATAGCATTGGTCACTGATCCGACACAGCAACCTTTTAGCCAGAGGTTTCATAGACTTGGCACATTCATTCTTCATGTTCATCTACATGTTTAGACATTCATTTTGGCGTAATGGGAATTCTTGGCTGTTTTTTCATGCCCTTAATATGGTTGACACACTAATTGACTGatattgtaatcattattttatcgACTGATATGAAAGTGTCCAGCCCTACCTTCACGCCAAACTATGCTCTTTTTTCATGTCTCTACTGTCTAAATGCATCCTTACTCATTTATCACCTAAAGCTCATTCCCATGCATTCATTCCTACATACACTAGCTCTCAATCCCACATTAACAAACCGTGGCACACTCGCACTGATTGAATGGACGAACTGAACAATTAACATTAATTATTGTGACTGTCTTCATGCAGGATACTGACACCACTACAAAGAGGGAGATTGCTCTCAAATGTCTCATCCTCAACATGGGAGAATCGGTGGAGGACCTGATCAAAGAATTCCTGGTGAGGCAAGATTACTGTTGAGGTGTTAAAATTCCACTTTATATGATGTGTGTTACATTTTACATAACATTTTAGTTATTTAGCAGGTGCTCTTATCCAGAGTGACTAACAACAAGTGTAATAGGAGTCAAATTCAAATGTCACCAACACAGCGAGTAACCAATAGGCAGTCCTAGTAGTGTTTAAAGACGTGCTCAGACAATAGCTACAGACAAGAGCCAAAGCTATGCATCACAATACAATTCCTTCTTACAGCCAATTATGGCCTTCCAGGACGTCCACGATATGTCTTAACAGTTAGGCTATTCATCTGGGGGGAAACCCGAGCTATATTGATTTCAGTTCTTTTTTCCTAAATTATTTTCCAGGTGTCGGAGAAGGATGAGGCTGGACAAATTCTTCAGCGGGAAACTATCGCAATCTTCGTCATCAGAGATGCACAAGCCGCAACCAAAGACATTGGCATCATTCTTGAGGGACAAGAGGTTGTGAATAAGTTGGCGTCTGTTGCAAATGCTGTCGCCATTCTCCTGGGCTTCCTTTATGCTCTCAATCTGGAATATCCCAAGACATTAAAATTGACATTTGAATATATCCAGAAAGTCTTCATGGAGCTGGACCCGAAAGGCATGGTCACCAAGGTCAAGAAGCTCTATGACCAGCTCTACAATTGAGCTTAGTTCAGGTTTCCTACACGTCATGGAAAATGATAAAGACAATAACAAGTCACAGAAAACGTATGTGACTGTCCTGGAGAATGAAACGGTTACACACCTGTTGTGTGACTAGTTATGGTTCGTCATTCTGAAGTTCAACTGTTTGAAAATATAAAAACTGTTATAGCAATTACCCTGTGGCACTGATGGGCTCTGCTCTGGCTGGTAGAGTACGCAAGTTGCGTCCGCATTTGGTTTCAAAGGTCAATATGTTTGGCTGTCAGCTCTTCAAAGTTCCAATCTGACCCTTGAGAAACTTGACTGTTTTCTGGCAagaattatttttcatttttatgCCTTTAGGCATACAACCGCAGTGCAGTTTTTCTATGTATTTTAAattgttacattttatttgaacAATGCAGATACCCTGTACATATGTTTGTTTTATAAGTAATAAATCCGTTATTAAATATCACAATGTGTAATGAGAATTATTGATGTAATCTATATTTTTTTGGATTAGATTAAATGAGAAAATTATAGTTTAAcaaaatgtatacatttttgattggataaaacaaataatatttagtTAATTTTAACGAGAAAAAACTGTTTGATAAAATCCATGTTTGTTTGGATTAAATATAGAATTTAAATTAATTGACTTCCTTCAACAAGAAAATATACTTTGTACCAAGTCTTATATCATAGTTTCCATGGACATAAGAAATATTGTTTGAGGcaagttatttatttttcattggCTCAAGCTATAGAGTATAGATGTGAACCATTACcctaaacatttttaattgGTTGAACGAAATACTTTTATCAGtgtggcacgtctctactgggaattgtagttttataaGACGtgttcgtatttcccacaattagaagttgccagtattaaactcaCTGTGTAcacccctggaggtttaggagatacaaaacac
Proteins encoded in this region:
- the LOC117452888 gene encoding uncharacterized protein, with product MAGVTRLLVILEEDSRIKLELPNGIPSSVDEVIQEITNFCGLTNEIRLQYKDADFGTWVNLTSTSELKDLATLKVINVVPSVTLFLEPVEYSVDKANFQRQDDSSMSSSACSGDTLPVSSPSSDTYRKEQWPKVFLIPTFSHSTETQLRDGNAEYQRNQVRLTPSSKMLSNILETLADKVYSYKSYPSDADFSEVAEALTQTHPCMKEPGSFNHSYGWKQRLKTKMYNYRTYLKSHSSSSDELTVNTLKRKLLTDAHPAKNIKKPRRADSNHYPSLPFNETTESMEQERVALLSEVKKRNNVQTIRQKMARTFAFRRQEIVDKKTSLHEMIERWPALFEVQEVH